In Drosophila willistoni isolate 14030-0811.24 chromosome XR unlocalized genomic scaffold, UCI_dwil_1.1 Seg144, whole genome shotgun sequence, one DNA window encodes the following:
- the LOC6638679 gene encoding motile sperm domain-containing protein 2 encodes MPKGKVPTAEQISEVKTAILKKLETEPPADPFHPNDLKRINDNDLWIASLLEAYDLDVEKCIKRLWENLAWRKSYGVWDINETNVNQEFLHDGQIYVHNKDKEGKPLLILSLKKHTKSQNLDELLRVIVYWVERVQRESYLEKLTIFMDMTGAGLSNMDLDFIKGIIGLFETKYPNAPNYILVHELPFLLNAAFKIVKTFMPADALEILRVTTKKNIGEFVDPDNSLKLWGGNDDYEYKFA; translated from the exons ATGCCTAAAGGTAAAGTTCCTACAGCTGAGCAGATTAGCGAAGTAAAGACCGCTATACTGAAGAAATTGGAAACGGAACCGCCAGCAG ATCCCTTCCATCCAAATGATCTGAAGCGCATTAACGATAATGATCTCTGGATTGCCTCCCTATTGGAGGCCTACGATCTGGATGTCGAGAAATGCATCAAGAGGCTCTGGGAGAATTTGGCTTGGCGCAAAAGCTACGGCGTTTGGGATATCAATGAAACGAATGTGAACCAAGAATTCTTACACGATGGCCAAATCTATGTGCACAACAAGGATAAGGAGGGCAAACCATTGCTGATCCTTAGCCTAAAGAAGCATACAAAGAGCCAAAATCTAGACGAACTTTTGCGTGTCATCGTTTACTGGGTGGAGCGTGTTCAACGCGAATCCTATTTGGAAAAGTTGACCATATTCATGGATATGACTGGAGCTGGCCTAAGCAACATGGATTTGGACTTTATCAAGGGCATAATTGGTCTATTCGAGACAAAATACCCAAATGCTCCCAACTATATTCTTGTTCATGAATTGCCCTTCTTGCTAAATG cTGCCTTTAAAATAGTTAAAACCTTTATGCCAGCCGATGCATTGGAAATTCTACGTGTGACAACCAAGAAGAATATTGGTGAATTTGTTGATCCTGACAATTCCTTGAAATTGTGGGGCGGCAACGATGACTACGAGTACAAATTTGCCTAA
- the LOC6638678 gene encoding motile sperm domain-containing protein 2 isoform X2, with amino-acid sequence MGIKVKEPTPGQIEELRQKFNTKYAATPPAVPFHSVDIDRIRNDHVWLQRFLEMHDLDMEVSMTKLWETCTWRQSYGANDLDEKQLNQEYLKEGSIFVHSKDLDGKPLLIFRVKLHSKSKNLDELIRIVVYWVERVQREQHLVQLTIFFDMSGTGLATMDLDFVKRIVETFKMYYPNTLNYILVYELAWVLNAAFKVIKTLLPPRAVEILKMTSKKDINQYIAKDNCLASWGGTDNYEFSFVAETKRNKPQVAAANAGANDEQQQQQQQFAQSQGMDKKFQFILHASLTADKEADR; translated from the exons ATGGGCATTAAGGTCAAGGAGCCTACACCAGGCCAAATCGAGGAATTGCGGCAAAAGTTCAATACTAAATATGCTGCCACACCGCCAGCAG tacCCTTCCATTCTGTTGATATTGATCGCATACGGAACGATCATGTTTGGTTGCAACGTTTCTTGGAAATGCACGATCTGGACATGGAGGTATCCATGACTAAACTCTGGGAGACATGCACATGGCGGCAATCGTATGGAGCCAACGATTTGGATGAGAAGCAATTGAATCAGGAGTATTTAAAAGAAGGCTCCATTTTTGTGCATAGCAAGGACTTGGATGGCAAACCATTGTTGATATTTCGTGTTAAACTGCATAGCAAATCAAAGAACTTGGATGAGTTAATACGCATCGTTGTCTATTGGGTGGAGAGAGTGCAAAGGGAACAGCATTTGGTGCAATTGACCATATTCTTTGATATGTCTGGAACGGGTTTAGCCACCATGGATTTGGATTTCGTCAAACGTATTGTGGAAACATTCAAAATGTATTATCCCAATACATTGAATTATATATTGGTCTATGAGCTGGCTTGGGTTCTAAATG ctgCATTTAAGGTTATTAAAACTTTGCTACCACCGCGGGCTGTTGAGATtttgaaaatgacatcgaaaaAGGATATCAACCAATATATAGCCAAGGACAATTGTCTGGCCAGTTGGGGTGGCACGGATAACTATGAGTTTAGCTTTGTGGCCGAAACTAAACGTAACAAACCACAGGTAGCTGCTGCCAATGCCGGTGCCAACgatgaacaacaacaacaacaacaacaatttgcacAAAGTCAAGGCATGGACAAAAAG TTTCAATTCATTTTACATGCATCTTTAACAGCTGACAAAGAAGCTGATCGCTGa
- the LOC6638678 gene encoding motile sperm domain-containing protein 2 isoform X1 — protein sequence MGIKVKEPTPGQIEELRQKFNTKYAATPPAVPFHSVDIDRIRNDHVWLQRFLEMHDLDMEVSMTKLWETCTWRQSYGANDLDEKQLNQEYLKEGSIFVHSKDLDGKPLLIFRVKLHSKSKNLDELIRIVVYWVERVQREQHLVQLTIFFDMSGTGLATMDLDFVKRIVETFKMYYPNTLNYILVYELAWVLNAAFKVIKTLLPPRAVEILKMTSKKDINQYIAKDNCLASWGGTDNYEFSFVAETKRNKPQVAAANAGANDEQQQQQQQFAQSQGMDKKVHFANTDTMVLKESNIDDNMHTPSDDEQLAMLQPVPAEFVNFNQQKEATLKLVSTAKTPVSYKIQTTSPDKFRVRPRCGVLDPQEVTEINIWLKQEHTLSEENKDKFLVMAMAIPHKSSKDCNAADIAELWRNKPTSCPDIEQHRLVCRFHGAGVKSCGGAISDDGGNSFVNKVDDGKNAAALKLQAHMTSRTLKLQYVIVALLVLLCALLSVLIYQQGCHDFGSITGSAPKGSAFPCSKRK from the exons ATGGGCATTAAGGTCAAGGAGCCTACACCAGGCCAAATCGAGGAATTGCGGCAAAAGTTCAATACTAAATATGCTGCCACACCGCCAGCAG tacCCTTCCATTCTGTTGATATTGATCGCATACGGAACGATCATGTTTGGTTGCAACGTTTCTTGGAAATGCACGATCTGGACATGGAGGTATCCATGACTAAACTCTGGGAGACATGCACATGGCGGCAATCGTATGGAGCCAACGATTTGGATGAGAAGCAATTGAATCAGGAGTATTTAAAAGAAGGCTCCATTTTTGTGCATAGCAAGGACTTGGATGGCAAACCATTGTTGATATTTCGTGTTAAACTGCATAGCAAATCAAAGAACTTGGATGAGTTAATACGCATCGTTGTCTATTGGGTGGAGAGAGTGCAAAGGGAACAGCATTTGGTGCAATTGACCATATTCTTTGATATGTCTGGAACGGGTTTAGCCACCATGGATTTGGATTTCGTCAAACGTATTGTGGAAACATTCAAAATGTATTATCCCAATACATTGAATTATATATTGGTCTATGAGCTGGCTTGGGTTCTAAATG ctgCATTTAAGGTTATTAAAACTTTGCTACCACCGCGGGCTGTTGAGATtttgaaaatgacatcgaaaaAGGATATCAACCAATATATAGCCAAGGACAATTGTCTGGCCAGTTGGGGTGGCACGGATAACTATGAGTTTAGCTTTGTGGCCGAAACTAAACGTAACAAACCACAGGTAGCTGCTGCCAATGCCGGTGCCAACgatgaacaacaacaacaacaacaacaatttgcacAAAGTCAAGGCATGGACAAAAAG GTACACTTTGCCAACACCGATACCATGGTGCTCAAGGAATCCAACATTGATGACAACATGCACACACCCTCAGATGATGAGCAATTAG CCATGTTGCAACCGGTACCAGCTGAATTTGTTAACTTTAATCAACAAAAGGAAGCCACATTGAAGCTAGTTTCCACTGCCAAAACACCAGTCAGTTATAAG ATTCAAACCACATCGCCGGATAAGTTTCGTGTACGGCCACGATGCGGCGTATTGGATCCCCAAGAAGTCACCGAAATCAATATCTGGCTAAAGCAGGAACATACCTTGAGCGAAGAGAATAAGGATAAATTCTTGGTAATGGCCATGGCTATTCCACATAAATCTAGCAAGGATTGCAATGCTGCCGATATAGCCGAATTGTGGCGAAACAAACCCACAAGTTGTCCAGATATTGAGCAACACCGATTGGTTTGTCGCTTTCATGGTGCTGGTGTCAAAAGTTGTGGCGGTGCAATTAGCGATGATGGTGGTAATTCATTTGTGAATAAAGTTGATGACGGCAAAAATGCAGCAGCT CTGAAGCTGCAGGCCCACATGACCTCCCGTACCCTAAAATTACAATATGTGATTGTGGCATTACTTGTGCTGCTGTGTGCTCTCCTCAGTGTGCTGATATATCAGCAGGGTTGTCATGATTTTGGCAGCATTACTGGTTCGGCTCCGAAAGGATCTGCATTTCCTTGCTCGAAACGTAAATAA
- the LOC6638677 gene encoding regulator of chromosome condensation has protein sequence MPKRKALSNNNNADAVEAKPPQAKRSRVPFHLELPSRRHIVGKVLVCGTGDTGQLGLGEDIMERKRLTPLETIAHPVDICAGGMHNLVLTNSGEIYSFGCNDEGALGRDTTEEGSESSPGLIDLPGKALKISAGDSHSACLLEDGRVFAWGSFRDSHGNMGLTIDGNKRMPINLLEGTICVSIASGADHLVILTNSGKVYTVGCAEQGQLGRISERSVSGEGRRGKRDLLRPDQLIIKRSKPIEAIWATNYCTFLRESITNTIWAVGLNNYWQLAHDKEVERVLLPVKTDLKHIRQISGGQHHTLLLDDDLRCLVVGRPEYGRLGLGDVKEVVSKLTEVPKMKSKLIYVGCGECCSYAIAEDGKLYSWGMGSNNQLGVGDGEDELEPVLVQSKATSEKRILMADGGGQHSIFLVEVDQQEEQKENVPKKKTAAAKKKETAAAAAAEADDVVPPQDVKKEDAAAEVGAKKRGPAKRGPKKLKA, from the exons atgccAAAACGCAAGGCGCTATCTAATAATAACAATGCCGATGCCGTTGAGGCAAAGCCTCCACAGGCCAAACGATCGCGCGTACCTTTCCATTTGGAATTGCCAAGTCGGCGTCACATCGTTGGCAAGGTGTTGGTCTGCGGCACCGGTGACACCGGACAATTGGGCCTCGGCGAGGACATCATGGAGCGCAAGCGTTTGACTCCACTAGAAACCATTGCTCATCCAGTAGACATTTGTGCTGGCGGCATGCACAATTTAGTGCTTACCAATTCTGGCGAAATTTACTCGTTCGGCTGCAACGATGAGGGCGCATTGGGACGTGATACCACCGAGGAGGGCAGTGAATCTTCACCGGGATTGATTGATTTGCCCGGCAAGGCCTTAAAAATATCAGCTGGCGACTCACATTCAGCTTGTCTGCTGGAAGATGGACGTGTATTTGCCTGGGGCTCGTTCCGCGACTCGCATGGCAACATGGGCCTTACGATCGATGGCAACAAACGAATGCCGATTAATCTCCTGGAGGGCACCATTTGTGTCAGCATTGCTTCTGGAGCTGACCATTTGGTTATATTGACCAACAGCGGCAAAGTCTATACAGTGGGATGTGCTGAGCAAGGTCAGCTGGGCCGTATTTCCGAGCGATCCGTATCGGGTGAAG GTCGTCGCGGCAAACGTGATCTTTTGCGTCCTGATCAATTGATCATCAAACGATCCAAGCCAATTGAAGCCATTTGGGCAACAAATTATTGCACATTTTTGCGTGAATCCATTACCAACACAATTTGGGCTGTGGGCCTCAATAACTACTGGCAGTTGGCCCACGACAAGGAAGTCGAACGCGTCCTGCTGCCAGTTAAGACAGACCTCAAGCATATCCGTCAAATATCTGGCGGTCAGCATCACACTTTGTTGTTGGACGATGATTTGCGTTGCTTGGTTGTTGGCCGGCCGGAATATGGCCGCTTGGGTCTCGGTGATGTCAAAGAGGTGGTTAGCAAATTGACTGAAGTGCCAAAGATGAAGTCAAAGTTGATCTATGTCGGCTGTGGTGAATGCTGCTCATATGCCATTGCTGAGGATGGCAAACTTTATTCATGGGGCATGGGCTCTAACAATCAGCTGGGCGTCGGCGATGGTGAGGATGAGCTAGAGCCAGTTTTAGTGCAAAGCAAGGCCACATCGGAGAAACGTATCCTAATGGCTGATGGTGGCGGGCAGCATAGTATATTCTTGGTTGAAGTTGATCAGCAAGAGGAGCAAAAGGAAAATGTTCCAAAGAagaaaacagcagcagcaaagaaaaaggaaacagctgccgccgccgccgccgagGCAGATGATGTTGTTCCGCCCCAAGATGTCAAAAAGGAAGACGCAGCAGCTGAAGTAGGGGCCAAGAAGCGTGGTCCTGCCAAACGTGGACCCAAGAAGCTCAAGGCTTAA
- the LOC6639271 gene encoding transcriptional repressor CTCF has translation MSKHRRAEQSGNIQSFLNNIHKEIVDGQDGQGQRGKHKVLKSVKAKDYEEYEDYEVDLDAINEVTEMDQEEPSVAEEYIEEEEVEEEDDDDDEDKYFIDDEGNCYIKTTPKKQLELKKKLEKKAKLQQQQPPSRLTRSKTVTVAAAVTKSKPTTTAPTKAIKLRPAQTSPKRALPSKNITAVSVRPAGVKQNASNKRVVAPPPAPAVADEEILPDDDDNVVEELIEEYIDDFNDSKPTKVEINPDDEVYQFEDEQNMDDQSNNTQTLDFIDSGKQYKLKPAEPNMSVGASKTNNKAEMVTKIGHKFSCSQCDYTTNRKYLITRHCLIHDDEYGFKCSICERGFKTNAGLVNHMNTHMGKKPHKCKYCERAFTTSGELIRHTRYKHTKEKPHKCTECSYASVELTKLRRHMTCHTGERPYQCPHCTYASQDMFKLKRHSVIHTGEKNYVCDICQARFTQSNSLKAHKLIHSVVDKPVFQCELCPTTCGRRADLRNHVANMHTEQEKPFECKRCGQQLADRYHYKLHIKSHEGEKCFRCTFCSYASVSARHLESHMRVHLNVKPFKCTKCPQTFRQQPLLKRHINLVHDDEYQPPPPRQKLHSCPSCPRIFTHKGNLMRHMEIHDDSVNAQEEKLKLKMGRNLRIKPDGTVINIEGGGNTHEEIDDDDGGAMEANEEDNLEYTNEMENLDYIEEEVEVMDKPLPVINKQPIIINRSLKSKSDSKAYHQIKEERSETQEFTVKVQDENGQLVVVELVKSNDDEVVVKREPKNIMVNEDNCFGFEEDNEEDGEDNVDTHAYEDAAELFHLMDMIEQDA, from the exons ATGTCCAAACATAGGCGTGCCGAGCAATCTGGGAACATACAATCCTTTTTAAATAACATCCATAAAGAAATCGTCGACGGCCAAGATGGACAAGGCCAAAGGGGGAAGCATAAAGTACTTAAATCGGTGAAGGCCAAGGATTATGAAGAATACGAAGACTATGAAGTCGATTTGGATGCTATAAATGAAGTGACTGAAATGGACCAGGAAGAACCAAGTGTCGCGGAGGAGTATATAGAAGAGGAGGAGGTAGAGGAggaagatgatgatgacgatgaggataaatattttatagaCGATGAAGGAAACTGCTATATCAAAACCACTCCGAAAAAGCAATTGGAACTGAAAAAGAAACTCGAAAAGAAAGCCAAgctacagcaacaacaaccaccaaGCCGATTGACCCGCTCCAAAACTGTCACTGTGGCAGCTGCTGTTACCAAatcaaaaccaacaacaacagcgccGACTAAAG CCATTAAACTGCGTCCAGCACAAACTTCACCGAAACGAGCTTTGCCCAGCAAGAACATAACCGCAGTCAGTGTACGTCCAGCAGGAGTAAAACAGAATGCATCCAACAAGCGGGTTGTAGCACCGCCACCAGCACCCGCAGTAGCCGATGAAGAGATATTGcccgatgatgatgacaatgtGGTAGAAGAACTAATTGAGGAATACATTGATGACTTCAATGATTCGAAACCCACAAAAGTTGAAATCAATCCCGATGATGAGGTCTATCAATTCGAGGATGAACAAAATATGGATGATCAATCGAATAATACACAAACACTTGATTTCATAGATTCGGGCAAACAATACAAATTGAAGCCAGCTGAACCAAATATGTCAGTTGGTGCCagtaaaacaaacaacaaagcCGAAATGGTCACGAAAATTGGCCATAAGTTTTCCTGCTCACAATGCGATTATACCACAAACCGTAAATATCTGATCACACGGCACTGTCTGATCCATGACGATGAATATGGTTTTAAGTGTTCGATATGCGAGCGTGGATTCAAAACGAATGCTGGCCTGGTGAATCACATGAACACGCATATGGGTAAAAAACCGCATAAATGCAAATACTGTGAGCGAGCATTTACCACAAGCGGCGAACTGATTCGGCATACGCGCTATAAGCACACCAAAGAGAAGCCACATAAATGCACCGAATGCAGTTATGCCAGCGTCGAGTTGACCAAATTGAGACGGCACATGACCTGTCATACTGGCGAACGTCCTTATCAGTGCCCACATTGTACTTATGCCTCGCAGGATATGTTCAAACTGAAGCGACACAGTGTCATACATACGGGAGAGAAGAACTATGTATGTGATATATGCCAGGCGCGTTTCACACAATCCAATTCGCTGAAGGCGCACAAATTGATCCACAGTGTCGTCGACAAACCAGTGTTCCAGTGTGAACTATGCCCCACAACATGCGGCCGTCGAGCCGATTTGCGTAATCATGTGGCCAATATGCATACGGAGCAAGAAAAGCCCTTCGAATGTAAACGCTGTGGCCAGCAATTAGCGGATCGGTATCACTATAAACTGCATATTAAGTCCCATGAGGGTGAGAAATGTTTCCGTTGTACATTCTGTAGCTATGCCTCGGTGTCGGCCCGACATTTGGAGTCCCATATGCGAGTCCATTTGAATGTGAAACCATTCAAGTGTACCAAATGTCCACAAACGTTTCGTCAGCAGCCGTTATTGAAACGACACATAAATCTCGTCCATGATGATGAATATCAACCGCCTCCGCCACGCCAGAAGCTGCATTCGTGTCCCAGTTGTCCACGTATTTTCACCCACAAGGGTAATCTGATGCGCCACATGGAGATACACGACGATTCGGTAAATGCTCAAGAGGAGAAGCTTAAATTGAAAATGGGTCGCAATTTGAGAATCAAACCAGATGGCACTGTGATCAACATCGAAGGAGGAGGGAACACACATGAAGAAATCGATGATGACGATGGTGGAGCGATGGAAGCAAATGAGGAAGATAATCTAGAATATACTAATGAGATGGAGAACTTGGATTACATTGAAGAGGAAGTTGAGGTGATGGACAAGCCGTTGCCTGTTATCAACAAGCAGCCAATCATTATAAATCGTAGCCTAAAAAGTAAATCGGATAGCAAAGCTTATCATCAAATCAAAGAGGAGCGATCTGAGACGCAAGAGTTCACGGTCAAAGTGCAAGATGAGAATGGTCAATTGGTTGTAGTCGAATTGGTTAAAAGTAACGATGACGAGGTGGTAGTGAAACGGGAACCAAAAAACATAATGGTCAATGAAGATAattgctttggttttgag GAGGACAATGAGGAAGATGGTGAAGACAATGTTGATACTCACGCCTATGAGGATGCGGCGGAGCTCTTTCATCTAATGGATATGATTGAGCAAGATGCCTAA
- the LOC6639270 gene encoding geranylgeranyl pyrophosphate synthase isoform X2 — protein MFPPPSLIKARSPVTTMDELNSILQKTKDKSTQKEQDEILLQPFSYIQEIPGKQFRSELALAFNHWLLIPAEMLTQIGDIVQMLHNSSLLGVPVAHSIYGVASTINAANYALFLALEKVQQLGHPEATRVYTEQLLELHRGQGMEIYWRDSFTCPSESDYKLMTVRKTGGLFMLAIRLMQLFSSNKEDYSKLTAILGLYFQIRDDYCNLSLKEYTENKSFAEDLTEGKFGFPVIHAVRSQKQDKQVLHILRQRTHDIEVKKYCISLLEKLGSFQYTRKVLESLDAEARAEVTRLGGNPYMDRLLNKLLSWKTSDTVSINQSNQINHNNMQATSPSSPSPLTTTTGSTTTATNRIVSPNQNTLNCN, from the exons ATGTTTCCACCCCCCTCACTAATAAAGGCCAGATCCCCAGTCACAACAATGGACGAACTGAATAGCATATTGCAGAAAACCAAAGATAAATCCACGCAAAAGGAGCAGGATGAG ATACTTTTGCAGCCCTTTTCGTATATCCAAGAAATTCCTGGCAAACAATTTCGTTCGGAATTGGCCTTGGCCTTCAATCACTGGTTGCTTATACCGGCCGAAATGTTGACGCAAATTGGCGACATTGTCCAAATGCTGCATAATTCCAGTTTGCT AGGTGTACCTGTGGCCCATTCAATTTACGGTGTGGCCAGTACGATAAATGCAGCTAACTATGCCTTGTTCTTGGCCCTCGAGAAAGTGCAACAATTGGGACATCCCGAG GCAACTCGTGTGTATACGGAACAATTATTGGAACTACATCGTGGACAAGGCATGGAGATATATTGGCGTGATAGCTTCACATGTCCCTCCGAATCGGATTATAAATTGATGACTGTTCGTAAAACTGGCGGTTTATTTATGCTGGCTATACGTCTGATGCAACTATTTAGCAGTAATAAAGAAGATTATTCCAAGTTAACTGCCATATTGggtttatattttcaaattcgtGATGATTATTGTAATTTGAGTTTAAAAGAG TACAcggaaaataaaagttttgcCGAAGATTTGACAGAGGGAAAATTTGGTTTTCCAGTCATACATGCAGTGCGTTCACAGAAACAGGACAAACAGGTTTTAC ATATATTGAGGCAACGCACGCACGACATTGAGGTCAAGAAGTACTGTATTAGTTTGCTGGAAAAACTAGGCAGTTTTCAGTATACACGCAAGGTGCTTGAGTCCCTAGATGCCGAGGCCAGGGCGGAG GTTACACGTTTAGGGGGCAATCCCTATATGGATCGGCTTTTGAATAAGCTATTGTCATGGAAAACTAGCGATACAGTCAGCATCAATCAATCGAATCAAATCAATCATAATAATATGCAGGCAACAAGTccatcatcaccatcaccactaacaacgacaacaggatcaacaacaacagcaacaaatcgTATCGTTAGCCCCAATCAGAATACATTAAATTGCAATTAA
- the LOC6639270 gene encoding geranylgeranyl pyrophosphate synthase isoform X1 yields the protein MFPPPSLIKARSPVTTMDELNSILQKTKDKSTQKEQDEILLQPFSYIQEIPGKQFRSELALAFNHWLLIPAEMLTQIGDIVQMLHNSSLLIDDIEDNSILRRGVPVAHSIYGVASTINAANYALFLALEKVQQLGHPEATRVYTEQLLELHRGQGMEIYWRDSFTCPSESDYKLMTVRKTGGLFMLAIRLMQLFSSNKEDYSKLTAILGLYFQIRDDYCNLSLKEYTENKSFAEDLTEGKFGFPVIHAVRSQKQDKQVLHILRQRTHDIEVKKYCISLLEKLGSFQYTRKVLESLDAEARAEVTRLGGNPYMDRLLNKLLSWKTSDTVSINQSNQINHNNMQATSPSSPSPLTTTTGSTTTATNRIVSPNQNTLNCN from the exons ATGTTTCCACCCCCCTCACTAATAAAGGCCAGATCCCCAGTCACAACAATGGACGAACTGAATAGCATATTGCAGAAAACCAAAGATAAATCCACGCAAAAGGAGCAGGATGAG ATACTTTTGCAGCCCTTTTCGTATATCCAAGAAATTCCTGGCAAACAATTTCGTTCGGAATTGGCCTTGGCCTTCAATCACTGGTTGCTTATACCGGCCGAAATGTTGACGCAAATTGGCGACATTGTCCAAATGCTGCATAATTCCAGTTTGCT CATTGATGATATTGAAGACAATTCAATACTTCGCAGAGGTGTACCTGTGGCCCATTCAATTTACGGTGTGGCCAGTACGATAAATGCAGCTAACTATGCCTTGTTCTTGGCCCTCGAGAAAGTGCAACAATTGGGACATCCCGAG GCAACTCGTGTGTATACGGAACAATTATTGGAACTACATCGTGGACAAGGCATGGAGATATATTGGCGTGATAGCTTCACATGTCCCTCCGAATCGGATTATAAATTGATGACTGTTCGTAAAACTGGCGGTTTATTTATGCTGGCTATACGTCTGATGCAACTATTTAGCAGTAATAAAGAAGATTATTCCAAGTTAACTGCCATATTGggtttatattttcaaattcgtGATGATTATTGTAATTTGAGTTTAAAAGAG TACAcggaaaataaaagttttgcCGAAGATTTGACAGAGGGAAAATTTGGTTTTCCAGTCATACATGCAGTGCGTTCACAGAAACAGGACAAACAGGTTTTAC ATATATTGAGGCAACGCACGCACGACATTGAGGTCAAGAAGTACTGTATTAGTTTGCTGGAAAAACTAGGCAGTTTTCAGTATACACGCAAGGTGCTTGAGTCCCTAGATGCCGAGGCCAGGGCGGAG GTTACACGTTTAGGGGGCAATCCCTATATGGATCGGCTTTTGAATAAGCTATTGTCATGGAAAACTAGCGATACAGTCAGCATCAATCAATCGAATCAAATCAATCATAATAATATGCAGGCAACAAGTccatcatcaccatcaccactaacaacgacaacaggatcaacaacaacagcaacaaatcgTATCGTTAGCCCCAATCAGAATACATTAAATTGCAATTAA
- the LOC6639269 gene encoding signal recognition particle 19 kDa protein, whose translation MAASPPVRTNWNPNKTHNEVERWICLYPAYINSKKTRQEGRRLPKENCVENPTYMEMRDVLSVANMHFVVENKQYCREKSRELQFRGRVRVQLRNADGTLYNNEFPTREAIMLHVASKIPQLKTRQNKPGGEGSGAAHHQQSQQQSGGTAGASGGGGGKKGKGKRR comes from the exons ATGGCCGCTTCACCACCAGTGCGCACCAATTGGAATCCCAATAAGACACATAACGAAGTGGAACG ATGGATTTGCCTCTATCCGGCCTATATCAATAGCAAAAAGACCCGCCAGGAGGGGCGACGTCTACCCAAGGAGAATTGTGTAGAGAATCCCACCTATATGGAAATGCGCGATGTTCTGTCGGTGGCCAATATGCATTTTGTTGTCGAGAATAAGCAATATTGTCGGGAGAAGAGCAGGGAATTGCAATTCCGTGGCCGTGTTCGCGTCCAGCTGCGCAATGCCGATGGCACGCTGTACAACAATGAGTTTCCCACACGTGAGGCCATAATGCTTCATGTGGCCAGCAAAATACCCCAGCTCAAGACGCGCCAGAACAAGCCAGGCGGAGAAGGCAGCGGTGCCGCCCATCATCAGCAGTCTCAGCAGCAATCTGGTGGCACAGCCGGCGCCAGCGGCGGTGGTGGCGGAAAGAAGGGCAAAGGCAAACGGCGTTAA